The genomic stretch CGGTTTCCTGGCTAGAATGGCAAGAAAAACTTGCTGGAAATGAATAATTAACTTTAGACTTTTCAATATAGTAGTAACGATATGAATGACAAACAAGTGCGTGTTGGCGTTGCGGTGGTGATTGTACGCCATGGCCGTATTCTTTTGGGTGAACGTATTGGCGCTCATGGTGCGCACACGTGGGCGACACCTGGGGGGCATCTCGAATTTGGGGAGTCGATTGCGGAGTGTGCTATACGCGAAGTGGCCGAAGAAACCGGTCTCATTGTGAAAGAAGTAACCGAGCTTGGTTTTAGCAACGACGTTTTCGCCAGCGATAGTAAGCACTATGTGACGGTATTTGTGCATGCAGAGGTTTCAGAGGGGCAAGAAGCCCAGATACTGGAGCCACATAAATGTTTGCAATGGGTTTGGTATGAATTGGATGCGCTTCCGTCCGCTTTATTCTTGTCGCTTAAAAATTTCATGTCGAAATCACCAGATGTAATCACTAATCTGATGTAATCACTAATTTGATGTAAAAAACAATTTCACGAAAATGCGCGGAAAAACCGCGCATAAGACCGTGAAAGTGAACGGTTGTTATTTCCACCATGGCGTGGTTGGATACGCTTTTCCTAGCGTTACCGTTTCACCTACGATTGGTGTACACAGCGCAACGTGTTCTTGAGCTGCTGCTGCGGATACACGATTGAGAGGTTCGTACCAGGCATGAAATGCCAAATCAAACGTTCCATTGTGGATAGGCATCATGACTTGACCGCGCAAATCTAAATGCGCCTGAACACTTTCTTCAGGAGTCATGTGAATGTCGTGCCAGTCTTTATCGTATGCGCCCGTTTCAATTAACGTAAGGTCAAAAGGACCGAATCTGTCACCAATTTCTTTGAAACCATTGAAGTAGCCGGAATCTCCGCTAAAGAAGAGTTTCTGACCGTTCGCCTCAATGACCCATGAACCCCAAAGAGTTGTGTTAGCATCAGATAATCCTCGGCCCGAAAAGTGCTGAGTTGGCGTAAACGTAACCATTGAGTTACCTAACGAAGTCGATTGCCACCAATCGAATGATGAAATGTTATTTTCATCAACACCAAAGCGCTTTAAGTCACCTTCCACACCCATTGGCACATAGAAATGTTTAACCTTCTCCTTAAGTGCAATGATCGCATTTTTGTCTAAATGGTCGTAATGGTTGTGTGAAATCAGGACTCTATCGATTGGTGGTAAGTTGGCAATACTAATGGGTGTGGGTTGAAAACGTTTTGGACCAATGAAACTAAAAGGTGAAGCTCTATCTGAAAAGACAGGATCAAGTAACCAGTATTCACCTAACACTTTCAAAATGAACGAAGAGTGACCTAATTTGATCACGTGGATCTCTGAGTTCGATAAACCATCGAGTAAATCTCTTGAAACCACTTTCATTGGCAATGCTTGATTAGGCTCTGTATCTATACGGTTCTCGCGAATATAACGCCACATGATTTTGAGTGTTTTTGCTAAAGTAGTTGGAGCCGTTGGCGTTTCATTAATAAATTTACCATTCTCATGGTGTTGAGATGTCAAAGTGCTTTCATCAATTTGAGCATTTAAATTGTTAATCATAAATCCACCTCCAATGCCGAATGCTGCAAAAACTAACCACGTGATGCGTTTCATAAAATCTACCACAAAGTAAACTACACTGTGCAGTTTACTTTGTTTTTTATAAAAGTAAACTGTGTAGTGTAACTTTTGTGTGTTTCGGTTATTATAGGGTTAACGAAATTAGCCCTATGACCTTGAAACACGATGAAACTTTCTGAGAAAAAACGATTGCAAATAGTTACCGCGGCTGAATCATTGTTCGCATCGCAAGGCGTTGAAGCGACGAGTATGGATCAGGTTTCTTCGCTTGCCGAGGTTTCGAAGCGCACGGTTTATAATCATTTTGCAACCAAAGCTGAGCTGTTTCAGGCCGTATTAGAAGCCATGTTCGCTAAAGTTGATCAAGGTAAACAATTTCAGTTTACCTCGGATTGCTCGATTGAATCACAGTTAATGGAGATAGCAGCACAAGAAGTCGAATTGTTGACGTCGCCAGCGTTTTTAAAAATAGCGAAAGTTGCTTTTATGCAGATGTTGCAAGACGCCAACTTAGCAAACTCGTTAAATGGTCAGTCTGTCGGGTGTTTGCGATTTTTTGAACAGTTTCTGTCCGATGCGGTGAAAGCGGAGGTGTTAACTGTCGACGATGTGTCGTTAGCTGCAAAGCAATTTGTTTATCAGCTCAAATCGTTGCTGTTCTACCCTCTGCTTTATGGTATTTCGAGCAAAGATGAGACTCAATGTTGATTATTTAGTGCTTGAAACCGTGAAACTGTTTCTTGCTCGATACCAAAAGTAGCCTATTCAAGAACACGTTTAAGCGTCGGATAAGAAAAGCGCCTTCTCATCCGACAAAACATGCGCTTACCATTCGATATCTTGAACCGCCGTTGAGACTCATCG from Pseudoalteromonas xiamenensis encodes the following:
- a CDS encoding nucleotide triphosphate diphosphatase NUDT15, translating into MNDKQVRVGVAVVIVRHGRILLGERIGAHGAHTWATPGGHLEFGESIAECAIREVAEETGLIVKEVTELGFSNDVFASDSKHYVTVFVHAEVSEGQEAQILEPHKCLQWVWYELDALPSALFLSLKNFMSKSPDVITNLM
- a CDS encoding MBL fold metallo-hydrolase — translated: MINNLNAQIDESTLTSQHHENGKFINETPTAPTTLAKTLKIMWRYIRENRIDTEPNQALPMKVVSRDLLDGLSNSEIHVIKLGHSSFILKVLGEYWLLDPVFSDRASPFSFIGPKRFQPTPISIANLPPIDRVLISHNHYDHLDKNAIIALKEKVKHFYVPMGVEGDLKRFGVDENNISSFDWWQSTSLGNSMVTFTPTQHFSGRGLSDANTTLWGSWVIEANGQKLFFSGDSGYFNGFKEIGDRFGPFDLTLIETGAYDKDWHDIHMTPEESVQAHLDLRGQVMMPIHNGTFDLAFHAWYEPLNRVSAAAAQEHVALCTPIVGETVTLGKAYPTTPWWK
- a CDS encoding TetR/AcrR family transcriptional regulator, which translates into the protein MKLSEKKRLQIVTAAESLFASQGVEATSMDQVSSLAEVSKRTVYNHFATKAELFQAVLEAMFAKVDQGKQFQFTSDCSIESQLMEIAAQEVELLTSPAFLKIAKVAFMQMLQDANLANSLNGQSVGCLRFFEQFLSDAVKAEVLTVDDVSLAAKQFVYQLKSLLFYPLLYGISSKDETQC